From a single Nicotiana tomentosiformis chromosome 2, ASM39032v3, whole genome shotgun sequence genomic region:
- the LOC104105852 gene encoding protein KTI12 homolog, whose protein sequence is MALVVICGQPCSGKSTAAACLAEALKETESKLSVRTIDETSFHLSRNQSYVNMTEEKNLRGVLRSDVDRSLSKDSIVIVDSLNSIKGYRYELWCLARAAGIRYCVLHCDVDEESCRIWNGERHERGEPSYDDNIFEDLVRRFERPDSKNRWDSPLFELWPAKDGIDKLSTAIVDAVSYLTKKVDSKTRDVKILQPTIATQSARGSEANSLYEMDRATQEVTNAIVEAQSHALGGPLNGVSLGPGLPTVDISRSVSLPELRRLRRTFIKLAGQTSLSGPPPPSDADSAKRMFVDYLNRELGSG, encoded by the coding sequence ATGGCATTGGTTGTTATTTGTGGTCAACCATGTAGCGGGAAATCAACAGCTGCAGCTTGTTTAGCTGAAGCGCTTAAAGAAACAGAATCAAAGCTGTCAGTGAGAACTATTGATGAGACTTCGTTTCATCTTAGTCGCAACCAAAGTTATGTGAACATGACCGAGGAAAAGAACTTAAGAGGCGTATTAAGGTCTGACGTTGATAGATCTTTGTCAAAGGACAGTATAGTTATAGTGGATTCTCTGAATAGCATCAAGGGATATAGATATGAATTGTGGTGTTTGGCTAGAGCAGCGGGGATTAGATATTGTGTCCTCCATTGTGATGTTGATGAGGAATCTTGTAGAATATGGAACGGAGAACGTCATGAGAGAGGAGAACCATCTTATGATGATAATATATTTGAGGATCTTGTAAGAAGATTTGAAAGACCAGATAGCAAAAATAGATGGGATTCTCCATTATTTGAGTTATGGCCAGCTAAAGATGGAATTGATAAATTGTCTACAGCTATAGTTGATGCTGTTAGCTATCTAACAAAAAAAGTGGACTCTAAGACAAGGGATGTTAAAATTCTACAGCCAACCATTGCAACACAAAGTGCACGTGGTTCTGAGGCAAATTCTTTATATGAGATGGACAGGGCGACGCAAGAAGTTACAAATGCTATTGTGGAAGCTCAGTCCCATGCTCTTGGGGGTCCTCTCAATGGTGTATCTCTTGGTCCAGGATTACCTACTGTAGATATCTCAAGATCTGTTAGCTTGCCAGAGCTGCGTAGGCTACGAAGAACTTTCATCAAGCTTGCTGGACAGACAAGCTTGAGCGGGCCACCCCCTCCTTCAGATGCTGATAGTGCAAAAAGGATGTTTGTTGATTACTTAAACAGAGAACTAGGAAGTGGTTGA